A genomic stretch from Natronomonas gomsonensis includes:
- a CDS encoding universal stress protein, with translation MYDSVLLPTDGSDGAAEALEHAIGVATAFDADLHIISIIDRRVVLAADTDEKEAVRSELSDDATEAVEGLANRAAEAGIEATTATTEGVPHREILAYAADNDLNLLVLGTHGRTGREKRLHLGSTTERVVKESERPVTVVNIG, from the coding sequence ATGTACGATTCCGTGCTGTTGCCGACTGACGGAAGTGACGGGGCTGCCGAGGCGCTCGAACACGCCATCGGAGTCGCAACCGCCTTCGACGCCGACCTCCACATCATCTCGATAATCGACCGGCGCGTCGTCTTGGCTGCCGACACCGACGAAAAAGAGGCCGTCCGTTCCGAACTCTCCGACGACGCGACCGAGGCCGTTGAGGGTCTCGCGAACCGGGCCGCAGAGGCGGGTATCGAGGCCACGACCGCGACGACCGAGGGCGTCCCTCACCGGGAGATTCTCGCCTACGCAGCCGACAACGACCTCAACCTTCTCGTTCTCGGAACGCACGGTCGAACGGGCCGCGAGAAACGCCTCCATCTGGGCAGTACGACCGAACGCGTCGTCAAGGAGTCCGAACGTCCCGTCACCGTCGTCAACATCGGGTAA